A single Paenibacillus kribbensis DNA region contains:
- a CDS encoding DUF1292 domain-containing protein, with product MAENQVGMEEEPEIIYIADDEGNEEEFEVIMKFEVDGSEAKYMMVAPVDPEADESDVYAFRYEEEGDDIKLYVIQDDAEWEIVEETFNTFVEEEDEEDGK from the coding sequence ATGGCTGAAAATCAAGTGGGTATGGAAGAAGAGCCGGAAATTATTTATATTGCCGATGACGAGGGCAACGAAGAAGAGTTCGAGGTCATTATGAAGTTTGAGGTAGACGGTTCCGAAGCGAAGTACATGATGGTTGCGCCAGTGGACCCTGAAGCTGATGAGTCCGATGTTTACGCCTTCCGTTATGAGGAAGAAGGCGATGATATTAAATTGTATGTGATCCAAGACGATGCCGAGTGGGAAATCGTTGAAGAGACCTTTAATACATTTGTGGAAGAAGAGGACGAGGAAGACGGGAAATGA
- a CDS encoding DUF1292 domain-containing protein has protein sequence MTNYSREDLSWTSDLKEAFDGDVELQDEQGHAVRMELEAEFKVGNQRYAVLRRPGAAAGEHELYHVSSSTDGEVSITTIEDDDEWEDISELYDECTLPEL, from the coding sequence ATGACGAACTATTCACGTGAAGACCTAAGCTGGACCTCTGATTTAAAGGAAGCATTCGACGGCGATGTAGAGTTGCAGGATGAACAGGGTCATGCGGTACGCATGGAGCTGGAAGCAGAGTTCAAGGTAGGTAATCAACGGTACGCTGTATTACGTCGACCTGGGGCTGCTGCAGGCGAGCATGAGCTATATCATGTGAGCTCATCCACAGACGGCGAAGTCTCCATTACCACCATCGAAGATGATGATGAATGGGAAGATATTTCCGAGCTGTACGATGAATGTACGCTGCCGGAGCTGTAA
- the mltG gene encoding endolytic transglycosylase MltG: MTTLFLLLVIIAGGAAFYIWSAMQPVQPKTQPVAFTVVKGTGTSAIADTLEQKGLIRNALVFKAYVKFKQQGNALQAGNYEAQPGITFDQLIAKLSAGDVVKEEMIRFTIPEGYTIRQMADKLQKEGLADRQQFLQLANEPSAFDVSLVRDIPKQAGLRYALEGYLFPETYELKKGSTTKDIVQAMLEQTQKRLNTIPDLDANLKQRGETLHQLLSVASLVEREVVVDDERPIVAGVIYNRLKQDKKLEIDATVQYMLDKQKERLYYKDLAVESPYNTYLHPGLPPGPIASPSLKSVVAALQPAATDYLFYVTKKDGTHEHLFAATYKEHLHNIQVSNRKTK; encoded by the coding sequence ATGACCACGCTGTTTTTGCTGCTTGTTATCATAGCAGGAGGAGCAGCTTTCTATATTTGGAGTGCTATGCAGCCTGTTCAGCCGAAAACGCAGCCTGTTGCATTTACGGTAGTGAAGGGAACAGGGACCTCAGCTATTGCAGATACACTGGAACAAAAGGGACTTATACGTAATGCGCTTGTGTTTAAGGCTTATGTAAAATTCAAACAGCAAGGAAATGCACTCCAGGCCGGGAATTATGAGGCGCAGCCTGGCATAACCTTTGATCAACTGATTGCCAAGCTATCGGCAGGGGACGTTGTCAAAGAGGAAATGATTCGTTTTACAATACCGGAAGGTTATACGATCAGACAGATGGCTGATAAGCTGCAAAAAGAAGGACTGGCGGACCGGCAGCAATTTTTGCAGTTGGCCAACGAGCCGTCCGCTTTTGATGTCTCGCTGGTGCGGGATATTCCGAAGCAGGCAGGGCTTCGCTATGCGCTGGAAGGCTATCTCTTCCCTGAAACCTATGAGCTGAAAAAAGGCAGCACAACCAAGGATATTGTTCAGGCGATGCTGGAGCAGACGCAAAAACGTCTGAATACCATACCTGACCTGGATGCTAACCTAAAGCAGCGGGGCGAAACGCTGCATCAGCTGCTGAGTGTTGCTTCTTTGGTGGAGCGCGAGGTGGTAGTGGATGATGAACGGCCTATAGTGGCTGGAGTCATTTATAACCGACTCAAGCAGGACAAGAAGCTGGAAATTGACGCCACCGTTCAATATATGCTGGATAAGCAGAAGGAACGGCTGTATTATAAGGATTTGGCTGTAGAAAGTCCTTATAATACGTATTTGCATCCGGGACTTCCGCCAGGACCAATTGCCAGTCCGAGTTTGAAATCAGTAGTGGCGGCCTTGCAGCCGGCAGCTACGGATTATTTATTTTATGTGACCAAAAAAGACGGAACACATGAACATTTGTTTGCCGCCACATATAAAGAACATTTGCATAACATTCAGGTAAGTAACCGTAAGACAAAATAG
- a CDS encoding peptidase U32 family protein has translation MAYKPELLVTASSPEDARQMLKAGANALLIGDDRFGMRLPGHFTPNQIREVVEEARKHTAQVYVSMTNLMTNELLPLIPEYVQTLAGCGIDAIEFNDPSVLMAVKEYAPHLKLFWNGEMISTNFATANYWGEKGASRVILARELSMDEITEMIPKLNMEAQVQVHGMTNIYHSKRKLVQSYMLHQGRPVEGDLGRERGLFLIEAERKEEKFPIYEDMNGTHIMSSDDFCIMEDLHFLMEAGVHSFKIEGLLKPTAYNAAVVRAYRKAIDTYTADPEAYAYDESWLDEVRRLQDPERELSFGFFYKEQVY, from the coding sequence ATGGCTTACAAACCCGAACTGCTGGTAACCGCCAGCTCTCCGGAGGATGCCCGCCAAATGCTGAAGGCCGGAGCGAATGCATTGCTAATTGGAGATGACCGCTTTGGCATGCGGCTACCGGGACATTTTACACCGAATCAAATCCGTGAGGTTGTAGAAGAAGCACGGAAGCATACGGCACAGGTATACGTATCTATGACAAATTTGATGACGAACGAGCTGTTGCCGCTCATTCCCGAATATGTGCAGACACTTGCTGGGTGCGGTATAGATGCCATTGAGTTTAATGATCCGTCGGTACTCATGGCGGTGAAAGAGTATGCCCCCCATCTGAAGCTGTTTTGGAACGGAGAAATGATTTCCACCAACTTCGCAACCGCCAACTATTGGGGCGAGAAGGGAGCCTCACGCGTTATTTTGGCCCGTGAGCTCAGTATGGACGAAATTACGGAAATGATTCCGAAGCTGAACATGGAGGCACAGGTTCAGGTACATGGCATGACTAATATTTATCATTCCAAGCGCAAGCTTGTACAAAGCTACATGCTGCATCAAGGACGCCCGGTAGAAGGCGATCTCGGCAGGGAGCGCGGCTTGTTCCTGATTGAAGCCGAACGGAAGGAAGAGAAATTCCCCATTTATGAGGATATGAACGGGACGCATATTATGAGTTCGGATGATTTCTGTATCATGGAGGACCTGCATTTTCTGATGGAGGCAGGCGTTCACAGCTTTAAAATCGAAGGGCTGTTAAAACCTACGGCTTACAATGCAGCGGTTGTTCGTGCTTATCGTAAAGCCATTGACACCTATACAGCTGATCCGGAAGCTTATGCATATGATGAAAGCTGGCTGGATGAGGTTCGCCGGCTTCAAGACCCTGAACGGGAGCTATCCTTCGGATTTTTCTATAAAGAGCAGGTTTATTAA
- a CDS encoding peptidase U32 family protein → MGTLTKTRKYNGKRNRLDKPELLAPAGNLEKLKFAVHYGADAVYIGGQKYGLRSNADNFSFEEMREGVEFANKYGAKVLVATNIYAHNEDIAGIEEYLRNLYEVGIHAVIVADPAIVSVALRAVPGLEVHLSTQQSTLNWQAVKFWKDEGLPRVVLGRETSLEEIEEIKKHVDIEIEAFVHGAMCSSFSGRCVLSNHFTDRDSNRGGCCQSCRWKYDLFEDARPGEVWISEEEAQDNNVLKQFQLGVNQLPLFEEGDNAFSMGSKDLCMIENIPDLIDVGVDSFKVEGRMKSIHYVATVVNVYRQAIDSYMADPENYVLKPEWIEEINKAANRPLNTGFFYDTPDHEDHIYEPEEKAVPYDFAGLVMDYDAASGIATIQQRNHFKPGHEIEFFGPNGTFFKQKVGTIWDEEGNELDAARHPLQRIKMKVDQPVSYFDMMRKKK, encoded by the coding sequence ATGGGAACGTTGACCAAAACAAGAAAATATAATGGCAAGCGGAATCGTCTGGATAAGCCGGAGCTGCTCGCTCCTGCCGGAAATCTGGAAAAGCTGAAGTTTGCGGTTCACTATGGCGCGGATGCTGTATATATTGGTGGACAGAAATACGGTCTGCGTTCTAACGCCGACAATTTCAGTTTTGAGGAAATGCGGGAAGGTGTAGAATTTGCCAACAAGTACGGTGCCAAGGTGCTTGTGGCGACGAATATCTATGCCCACAATGAAGATATTGCCGGGATCGAGGAATATCTGCGCAATCTGTACGAGGTAGGCATTCATGCTGTAATTGTTGCTGATCCGGCCATTGTATCTGTGGCATTGCGTGCTGTTCCGGGATTGGAAGTGCATTTGAGCACACAGCAGTCCACACTGAACTGGCAAGCGGTAAAGTTCTGGAAGGACGAGGGATTGCCACGTGTTGTTTTGGGACGTGAGACCAGCCTGGAGGAAATTGAGGAAATTAAAAAGCATGTGGATATTGAGATCGAAGCTTTTGTCCATGGTGCGATGTGTTCTTCATTCTCCGGTCGCTGTGTGCTGTCCAATCACTTTACAGATCGAGATTCCAACCGTGGGGGATGCTGTCAGTCCTGCCGCTGGAAATACGACCTGTTCGAGGATGCCCGCCCGGGCGAGGTGTGGATATCTGAGGAAGAGGCGCAGGATAACAATGTGCTGAAACAGTTTCAGCTTGGCGTTAACCAGCTTCCGCTGTTTGAAGAAGGCGATAACGCTTTTTCAATGGGTTCCAAGGACCTGTGCATGATTGAAAATATTCCCGATCTGATTGATGTCGGTGTAGACAGCTTTAAAGTGGAAGGACGCATGAAGTCCATTCACTATGTGGCTACGGTCGTGAATGTCTATCGTCAAGCGATTGATTCCTATATGGCTGATCCTGAAAATTATGTGCTCAAGCCAGAATGGATTGAAGAGATTAACAAGGCAGCCAATCGTCCGCTGAATACAGGCTTTTTCTACGATACACCGGATCATGAGGATCATATTTATGAGCCGGAGGAGAAGGCAGTACCTTACGATTTTGCCGGATTGGTCATGGATTATGATGCTGCTAGCGGCATCGCAACGATTCAGCAGCGCAATCATTTTAAACCGGGTCATGAAATTGAATTTTTTGGTCCGAACGGAACATTCTTTAAACAAAAGGTCGGAACGATCTGGGATGAGGAAGGCAATGAGCTGGATGCTGCACGTCACCCGCTTCAACGGATTAAAATGAAGGTAGATCAACCTGTATCGTATTTTGATATGATGCGTAAAAAGAAGTGA
- a CDS encoding methyl-accepting chemotaxis protein — MGFRKKEGKTSKRQPKKIELMKGMKGITANKGEQTARISSKVIPWVAKATRKSAYNLKRLLKPEKYSKDFMHLVKNYNPIRSVGMKLFLIFFAAIMLFVVSLGMISYYRAKSTIEQNAATAYQQTVQQTSEKLDIILERFQDTSTQVFFDTELSDQLQKAAKQEKNSFESFVAMGEVNKKLTNLAFTNKAVDSLYLYPEEASLAAMGTGTQKDVRQEAWFKDILKNKGIVWLPTQVNDNGSKTFRLARSMNSMSGLGGTYVLVMDLKSSVVEDELKSVNLGAGSMISLVTDKGEFVGSNIDSLSGGKKKLDYVSKLEGIEGTQFMEQEANGEEQNVLTVHNTLGTSKWILVGVVPVSELVRDARGILTTTWIFAAVAALIALFIGLWIVRLVARPLTHLKNLMVEGAKGNLQIRTNYKAQDEIGQLSVSFDMMMEQITLLVEQTNASAQEVLDTATELSDASKKTAISAKEIAAATEEIAHGSTSLATEAERGSGLTGNISQQMDVVMASNHEMSLAAREVEQSSEKGTIQLKNLLSKTRVTEETTHALVGKVDELKQTTSDVFKVLDVLQDIAKQTNILSLNATIEAARAGTAGRGFMVVANEVRQLAEQSRQAIQTASGIINNIINEMNETVQALSEVYPLFREQMGAVQVTTDIFQSVQQQMGEFALRLGTVTSSIQELSESQTTLSEAMTNVSAVAEQSSATSQEVASLSNEQANIGNQLVGLSDKLEGVSVKLKEQLSRFTV, encoded by the coding sequence ATGGGTTTTCGGAAAAAAGAAGGGAAGACTTCAAAAAGGCAACCGAAGAAAATAGAACTCATGAAAGGCATGAAGGGCATCACAGCGAATAAAGGAGAACAGACAGCTAGGATATCCTCGAAAGTTATTCCCTGGGTAGCCAAAGCCACCCGTAAGAGCGCATATAATTTAAAGCGTTTACTTAAGCCGGAAAAGTACAGTAAGGATTTCATGCATTTGGTCAAAAACTATAATCCGATCCGTTCGGTTGGAATGAAGTTGTTCCTGATCTTTTTTGCGGCAATTATGTTATTTGTGGTCAGCTTGGGGATGATCTCTTACTACAGGGCAAAAAGTACGATTGAGCAAAATGCGGCTACCGCTTATCAGCAAACCGTTCAGCAAACCTCGGAAAAGCTTGATATTATTTTAGAACGCTTTCAAGATACCTCGACACAGGTATTTTTTGATACGGAATTAAGTGATCAGCTGCAAAAGGCGGCAAAGCAAGAAAAGAACTCTTTTGAATCTTTTGTTGCTATGGGTGAAGTAAACAAGAAGTTAACGAATCTTGCTTTTACGAATAAAGCGGTTGATTCATTGTACTTGTACCCGGAGGAAGCCAGTTTGGCGGCGATGGGCACAGGAACACAAAAGGATGTACGGCAGGAAGCGTGGTTTAAGGATATTCTGAAAAACAAGGGAATTGTTTGGTTGCCTACGCAGGTGAATGACAATGGAAGCAAGACCTTTCGTCTGGCACGCTCCATGAACAGTATGTCCGGACTCGGAGGGACCTACGTTCTGGTTATGGATTTAAAGTCCAGTGTGGTGGAGGACGAGTTGAAAAGTGTTAATTTGGGCGCGGGCAGTATGATTAGCCTTGTGACCGACAAGGGCGAATTTGTAGGCTCCAACATAGATAGCTTGTCAGGAGGAAAGAAAAAGCTGGATTACGTTTCCAAGCTTGAAGGGATCGAAGGAACTCAATTTATGGAGCAGGAAGCAAATGGGGAAGAACAAAATGTGCTAACGGTTCATAATACGCTGGGAACCTCCAAGTGGATTCTCGTGGGTGTAGTACCTGTATCAGAGCTGGTTAGAGACGCTAGGGGGATTTTAACGACGACCTGGATATTTGCTGCGGTGGCTGCACTCATTGCATTGTTCATTGGCCTGTGGATCGTACGCCTCGTAGCGCGTCCGTTGACCCATCTGAAAAATTTAATGGTCGAAGGTGCCAAAGGGAACCTGCAAATCCGAACGAACTACAAGGCTCAGGATGAAATTGGCCAGTTGTCTGTCAGCTTTGACATGATGATGGAGCAAATTACATTGCTGGTAGAGCAGACGAACGCGTCGGCTCAGGAGGTTCTGGATACAGCGACGGAACTGAGTGATGCCTCGAAGAAGACGGCTATTTCAGCCAAGGAAATTGCAGCCGCAACTGAGGAAATCGCTCATGGCTCCACCAGTTTGGCAACCGAGGCTGAACGTGGCAGCGGACTAACCGGGAATATATCTCAGCAAATGGATGTGGTGATGGCTTCTAATCATGAAATGAGCTTGGCCGCACGGGAGGTTGAACAATCCAGTGAAAAAGGGACGATTCAGCTGAAAAACCTGTTAAGCAAGACGCGGGTTACAGAAGAAACTACGCATGCTCTGGTAGGCAAGGTAGATGAGCTGAAGCAGACCACTTCCGATGTCTTTAAGGTGCTGGACGTATTACAGGATATTGCCAAGCAAACGAATATTCTATCGCTGAATGCGACGATTGAAGCGGCACGGGCGGGAACCGCCGGACGCGGCTTTATGGTGGTGGCGAATGAGGTTCGGCAGCTGGCTGAGCAATCACGTCAAGCCATTCAAACGGCCTCAGGAATTATTAACAACATCATCAATGAGATGAATGAAACGGTGCAGGCATTATCCGAGGTGTATCCACTGTTCCGTGAGCAGATGGGAGCCGTGCAGGTGACGACGGACATTTTCCAATCGGTGCAGCAGCAAATGGGAGAATTTGCGCTTCGATTGGGAACGGTCACCTCATCCATTCAGGAATTGAGTGAATCGCAGACAACTTTATCTGAGGCAATGACCAATGTAAGTGCAGTAGCTGAGCAATCCTCGGCCACTTCGCAGGAAGTCGCTTCCCTGAGCAATGAGCAGGCAAATATCGGTAATCAACTGGTAGGCTTGTCTGATAAGCTGGAAGGCGTATCCGTGAAGTTGAAGGAGCAGCTTTCGCGGTTTACGGTGTAA
- a CDS encoding peptidoglycan D,D-transpeptidase FtsI family protein: MRVPRRGNSFMRKRRIAYMALGMTVLLLILLFRLAWIQGTAGIHMSAYGGRSLKEMSVRQRQEGIAIDSGRGQLTDRYGQPLTGGVVWVPVLFPDVDGKAALHGEELARLLRTNKKLLLTQWKGLQSPLIWRDGRGEPVQIKPNEASKLLKLAPSLIEFVPYAKRYTDLPTGRQWLGFLYERGDRVGELPIGAAGLERTLEPLLSGVGKTFVSRFVDAQRRPLTHVSLRVSAPANAHYPLQVQTTIDLSLQEQLEKLTEANHLAEGAVVVLDAGNADVLAMVSRPFYNPVRVNPQQTTDWSNRALKAVTPGSIFKLVTAAAALESGVVQPKEQFHCHGTYGKYGLTCWKKEGHGTLNLEEGLAVSCNIVFAHLGERLKPEQIQATASALGLIRTVGWQERNLAGLPQFRPLDHEEKGAVFGSHTNAADRGVRVQTAIGQRDVLVTPLQAANLIVTLLHDGQVHAPRLVNRISYADGGTMLELPAHASPAPQGSHPIHASTARTLREAMEKVVVHGTGVSLRDKSWHLAGKSGTAQALKDGRPVNHQWFIGYGPVERPRYAVAVLVQNAPTHSANRATALFGQVMDLLAQFSSAPRAVSRFSS; encoded by the coding sequence ATGCGTGTGCCGAGGCGTGGCAACAGCTTCATGCGAAAACGTCGAATTGCATATATGGCCCTGGGGATGACGGTGCTGCTGCTAATTTTACTATTCCGACTGGCTTGGATTCAGGGGACGGCGGGGATACATATGTCTGCTTACGGGGGACGTTCGCTGAAGGAAATGTCTGTGCGTCAGCGTCAGGAGGGAATTGCTATTGACTCTGGGCGTGGACAGCTCACGGATCGATATGGACAGCCATTGACGGGTGGTGTCGTATGGGTACCGGTGCTTTTTCCCGACGTTGACGGCAAAGCGGCTCTACATGGCGAAGAGCTCGCCAGGCTGCTGCGGACGAACAAGAAGCTGCTGCTGACACAGTGGAAAGGTCTGCAATCACCGCTAATATGGCGGGATGGGCGCGGAGAGCCCGTACAAATTAAGCCGAATGAAGCGAGCAAGCTGCTGAAGCTAGCCCCTTCACTCATCGAGTTTGTTCCGTATGCGAAACGCTACACGGATCTCCCCACTGGCAGGCAATGGCTTGGCTTTTTGTATGAGCGTGGCGACCGAGTGGGTGAACTACCGATCGGCGCAGCCGGGCTGGAAAGAACGCTGGAGCCGTTGCTGAGTGGCGTGGGTAAAACATTCGTCTCCCGGTTTGTGGATGCGCAGCGTCGTCCGCTGACTCATGTATCGCTGCGGGTCAGTGCTCCAGCCAATGCTCACTATCCGCTACAGGTGCAGACCACCATTGATCTTTCCTTACAGGAGCAGCTTGAAAAGCTGACGGAAGCCAATCACCTGGCAGAAGGTGCAGTGGTTGTACTTGATGCCGGTAATGCAGATGTGCTGGCGATGGTGTCTCGTCCTTTTTATAATCCCGTTCGTGTCAATCCGCAGCAGACAACAGACTGGTCGAATCGCGCGCTCAAGGCGGTAACCCCCGGTTCCATTTTTAAACTGGTTACGGCTGCGGCTGCACTTGAATCAGGTGTTGTTCAACCGAAGGAGCAGTTCCATTGTCATGGAACCTATGGCAAGTACGGTTTGACTTGCTGGAAAAAAGAAGGACACGGCACCCTGAACCTGGAAGAGGGGCTTGCCGTATCCTGTAATATCGTGTTCGCTCATCTTGGCGAACGGCTTAAGCCTGAGCAAATTCAGGCTACGGCCTCTGCGCTGGGGTTGATCCGAACCGTGGGCTGGCAGGAGCGAAATCTTGCAGGGCTGCCGCAATTCAGACCGCTGGATCACGAGGAAAAGGGAGCCGTATTCGGCTCCCATACGAATGCGGCGGATCGGGGCGTACGTGTACAGACAGCGATCGGTCAGCGCGACGTGCTGGTCACGCCCCTCCAAGCCGCCAATCTCATCGTCACCTTGCTGCACGACGGCCAGGTTCATGCTCCACGCCTTGTGAATCGCATCAGCTACGCAGATGGAGGCACCATGCTAGAGCTACCTGCTCATGCTTCACCAGCACCCCAGGGAAGCCACCCGATTCATGCCTCCACGGCCCGCACGCTTCGCGAGGCGATGGAGAAAGTCGTGGTCCACGGTACAGGCGTATCCTTGCGTGATAAATCATGGCATCTGGCTGGAAAATCGGGTACAGCCCAAGCCTTAAAGGACGGCCGTCCCGTAAATCACCAATGGTTTATCGGTTATGGTCCGGTAGAGCGACCTCGTTATGCTGTTGCCGTCCTGGTGCAAAATGCTCCAACGCACTCTGCCAATCGAGCTACTGCACTGTTCGGACAGGTGATGGATCTGCTGGCTCAATTCTCTTCAGCTCCACGAGCAGTCTCACGGTTCTCCTCCTGA
- a CDS encoding AI-2E family transporter, translating to MLPLYKKYWRTVFDIGLIVLTVYLIMFVSSKLYQLAAPVFLSFVVFWCIEPAARYFHRKGMKKPFASALSVLLFIILLLAIFFGLGLILVTQFTKVAQNLPHYTQIIQTEFTRFLHLSQDKIAALPSGVTERVNEYFATATTIATKWAQLGLSFFIQFLSSFTVFMGNFAVAIILAFFLSMEINLWKGIARSKTPKTLKTAYLFLKNHVLKAISAFLKAQALLVGITFILVFIGLLILQVDNALSLALVAALFDILPLLGVPVIFIPWAVYLFITGNTGLAIGLLIVMAVAVIVRQLAEPKITGNSIGVSSAYLMLSFAIISLSIFGLAGLILSPILIILLKELWQQGYLQQWIRFPTEEFDELPFIVKIQEENRETARGAEEN from the coding sequence ATGCTTCCATTGTACAAAAAATATTGGCGTACCGTTTTTGATATCGGTCTGATTGTATTAACTGTGTATTTAATTATGTTTGTATCCAGCAAACTGTATCAGCTGGCGGCACCAGTATTCCTATCGTTCGTCGTGTTCTGGTGCATTGAACCTGCAGCCCGTTATTTCCATCGCAAAGGGATGAAGAAGCCCTTCGCCTCCGCGCTCTCCGTGTTGCTGTTCATCATCCTTTTACTCGCTATTTTTTTCGGATTGGGTTTGATTCTGGTTACGCAATTTACGAAAGTCGCGCAAAACCTCCCACATTATACCCAGATTATCCAAACGGAATTCACGCGATTTCTTCATCTTTCTCAAGATAAAATTGCTGCTTTACCTTCAGGTGTTACCGAACGTGTGAATGAATATTTTGCGACTGCGACCACGATTGCTACCAAATGGGCACAGCTCGGATTATCCTTTTTCATACAATTTCTCAGCTCCTTCACTGTTTTTATGGGCAATTTTGCCGTTGCAATCATTTTAGCGTTCTTTTTAAGTATGGAAATTAATCTCTGGAAGGGAATTGCCCGTAGTAAAACTCCCAAGACACTAAAAACGGCTTACCTTTTTCTAAAAAACCACGTGCTTAAAGCGATCTCCGCCTTTCTGAAGGCTCAAGCCTTACTGGTAGGGATTACCTTTATCCTTGTATTTATAGGTTTACTCATTTTGCAAGTGGATAATGCCCTGTCATTGGCACTTGTGGCGGCGTTGTTTGATATTCTCCCCTTGCTGGGTGTGCCTGTTATTTTTATTCCGTGGGCAGTGTATTTGTTCATTACAGGGAATACCGGCTTGGCTATCGGGCTGCTTATTGTCATGGCTGTCGCGGTGATCGTCCGCCAACTGGCAGAGCCTAAAATCACTGGAAATTCTATCGGTGTCTCATCTGCCTATCTGATGCTTTCCTTTGCCATTATATCGTTATCCATTTTCGGATTGGCCGGATTGATTTTGTCTCCGATTCTGATTATTTTACTCAAGGAATTGTGGCAGCAAGGCTATCTGCAACAATGGATTCGGTTTCCGACAGAAGAATTTGATGAGCTCCCGTTTATTGTCAAAATTCAGGAGGAGAACCGTGAGACTGCTCGTGGAGCTGAAGAGAATTGA
- a CDS encoding polysaccharide deacetylase family protein: MQTLLLWMFYISTFYAFIPALVSRIFGFRVFRRGKSEQEFALTFDDGPDPVYTPQLLDLLKRFDAKATFFVVGINAEKHPELLKRMHDEGHLIGIHNYVHKSNWLMRPVTVRRQIAQTEEVIRRVTGKGTTFYRPPWGIVNFFDISKTNGRRIVLWSSMFGDWKASIGAKQLAERMLKKLRGGEVMLLHDCGTTLGADEEAPQNMLIALEKLLMVAQERQLRSVRVDTLFGQPVLISAASEMAGTGWFKKTLVFGWLLYERLFHTLFRLRPVSKEDTIFYYRRRTYRGPNVNMENGRWLKKGDPIVELHFDNKMLFHLGSTAKSMVHLAIQLIRIVKRQLPDLAHQLVHDSGMNGVKAVYAVSMINRGPEKLGFQIQELPKGLFKGASTIYLKLLFSVIHPSGLEQLNEKKEVMVPKLIVMPIDTLFARFHQREAYQADSALGQTNQLGAAHVLHGEVNDEVSSI, translated from the coding sequence GTGCAGACTTTGCTGTTATGGATGTTTTACATTTCAACTTTTTATGCTTTTATTCCGGCGCTAGTCAGTCGTATTTTTGGGTTCAGAGTGTTTCGACGTGGCAAAAGCGAGCAGGAATTTGCGCTCACCTTTGATGATGGTCCTGATCCGGTGTATACACCGCAGTTGCTGGATTTATTGAAGCGTTTTGATGCCAAGGCTACTTTTTTTGTCGTTGGCATCAATGCGGAAAAGCATCCCGAGCTTCTAAAACGCATGCATGATGAAGGTCATTTGATCGGGATTCATAATTATGTGCACAAATCGAATTGGCTGATGCGGCCAGTTACTGTCAGAAGGCAGATTGCCCAAACAGAAGAAGTCATTCGCCGGGTAACCGGAAAGGGAACGACCTTCTACCGTCCGCCATGGGGAATTGTGAACTTCTTTGATATTTCTAAAACAAATGGTCGTCGAATTGTATTATGGTCCTCCATGTTCGGGGATTGGAAGGCGAGCATTGGAGCAAAACAGTTGGCGGAGCGGATGCTCAAAAAGCTGAGGGGTGGCGAGGTGATGCTGCTCCATGACTGTGGCACGACATTGGGAGCAGACGAAGAGGCCCCTCAGAATATGCTAATCGCGCTGGAGAAGCTTCTGATGGTCGCCCAAGAACGGCAATTGCGCAGCGTACGGGTGGATACATTGTTTGGTCAGCCTGTCCTTATTTCAGCTGCCAGTGAGATGGCCGGTACGGGGTGGTTTAAAAAAACGCTGGTATTTGGATGGCTGCTCTACGAGCGCCTATTCCACACTTTATTCCGGCTTCGTCCCGTAAGCAAGGAGGATACGATTTTTTATTATCGTCGTCGTACCTATCGTGGACCGAATGTAAACATGGAGAACGGTAGGTGGCTAAAAAAGGGAGACCCGATCGTCGAGCTTCATTTTGATAATAAAATGTTGTTTCATTTAGGCTCGACAGCAAAGTCTATGGTGCATTTGGCTATTCAATTGATCCGAATCGTGAAGCGGCAGCTTCCTGATCTTGCCCATCAGCTTGTACATGATTCTGGAATGAATGGTGTAAAGGCTGTCTATGCAGTAAGTATGATTAACCGCGGACCAGAGAAGCTGGGATTTCAAATTCAAGAGCTGCCCAAAGGACTGTTCAAGGGAGCGTCGACCATATATTTAAAGCTGTTATTTAGTGTCATCCATCCTTCGGGCCTCGAGCAGTTGAACGAAAAAAAAGAAGTGATGGTCCCAAAACTGATCGTGATGCCAATTGATACTTTGTTTGCCCGTTTCCACCAAAGGGAGGCATATCAGGCAGATTCGGCCCTTGGTCAAACCAATCAACTGGGAGCTGCGCATGTGCTCCACGGTGAAGTGAATGATGAGGTTAGCTCCATTTAA